A genomic window from Flintibacter sp. KGMB00164 includes:
- the tsaE gene encoding tRNA (adenosine(37)-N6)-threonylcarbamoyltransferase complex ATPase subunit type 1 TsaE: MEYCSNSERDTEELGRRLGERVAPGTVIAYTGDLGAGKTAFTRGLAQGLGVPGQVTSPTFTIVNEYEGGRLPLFHFDMYRLGSADELFDIGWEDYLARGGVCAVEWSENVEEALEEDTIRVDIRRGDTDQQRRISIQGGPTLEN; this comes from the coding sequence ATGGAATATTGTTCAAACAGTGAGCGAGATACCGAGGAACTGGGACGCCGCCTGGGTGAGCGGGTGGCGCCGGGGACGGTCATTGCCTACACCGGCGACCTGGGAGCGGGAAAGACTGCCTTTACCCGGGGGCTGGCCCAGGGACTGGGGGTGCCCGGTCAGGTGACCAGCCCCACCTTTACCATTGTCAACGAGTACGAGGGGGGACGGCTGCCCCTGTTCCACTTTGATATGTACCGCCTGGGCAGTGCGGATGAGCTCTTTGATATCGGCTGGGAGGACTACCTGGCCCGGGGTGGTGTGTGCGCGGTGGAGTGGAGCGAGAATGTGGAGGAAGCTCTGGAGGAGGATACCATTCGGGTGGATATCCGTCGGGGCGATACCGACCAGCAGCGGCGCATCTCGATCCAGGGCGGACCGACCCTGGAAAACTAA
- the tsaB gene encoding tRNA (adenosine(37)-N6)-threonylcarbamoyltransferase complex dimerization subunit type 1 TsaB produces MKILALESSAVACSAALWGEEGLIAQNFQQSGLTHSRTLLPMAHDLLKNCGVSLSQVDVIAVAAGPGSFTGLRIGVATAKGLAWGEDKDCAACSTLESMAWPLAFYPDAVIVCAMDARRKQVYNALFQTDGEKLERLCPDRAIGLEELGEELKKIEKRKIVVGDGAKLCYNTLRSQGIDLELAPEALRQQSAWGVARAAVEQIQAGALVKGKDLVPVYHRLSQAERERLKRQGRSTQK; encoded by the coding sequence ATGAAAATATTGGCTTTGGAATCGTCCGCCGTGGCCTGCTCCGCGGCCTTGTGGGGGGAGGAGGGGCTCATCGCCCAGAACTTTCAGCAAAGCGGCCTGACCCACAGCCGCACCCTGCTGCCTATGGCTCACGATCTGCTGAAAAACTGCGGGGTCAGTTTGTCTCAGGTGGATGTGATCGCCGTGGCGGCAGGCCCCGGCTCCTTCACCGGACTGCGGATCGGAGTGGCTACCGCAAAGGGACTGGCCTGGGGAGAGGACAAGGACTGCGCTGCCTGCTCTACCCTGGAGTCTATGGCCTGGCCGCTGGCTTTCTATCCGGATGCCGTGATCGTTTGCGCCATGGATGCCCGGCGCAAGCAGGTGTACAACGCCCTGTTCCAGACGGATGGGGAGAAGCTGGAGCGCCTGTGCCCCGACCGGGCCATCGGCCTGGAGGAACTGGGGGAAGAACTGAAAAAAATTGAAAAACGAAAAATAGTCGTTGGAGACGGGGCCAAGCTGTGCTATAATACCCTAAGAAGTCAGGGAATCGATCTGGAGCTTGCCCCTGAAGCTCTGCGGCAGCAGAGCGCATGGGGGGTGGCCCGGGCCGCGGTAGAGCAGATCCAAGCCGGAGCCCTGGTGAAAGGAAAAGACCTGGTGCCTGTCTACCACCGACTGTCTCAAGCTGAGCGGGAACGGCTGAAGCGGCAGGGCCGCAGTACACAAAAATAA
- a CDS encoding FtsW/RodA/SpoVE family cell cycle protein, with the protein MKTLFSPLQEFLKKGDMLLLSLCLLASGFGVALIFSATRYNDNNKEVAVQIVAILLGILVYILCTYVDFESFVEKNWKWLLGFSIIFLLLLLTPFGVTRGGNRNWLQFPGFPILIQPNEVVKIPYILLLAMQIHKLQERGHDIGSVFSVAQIGAHAAFMLALIAGICGDMGMCVVYTMIFAIMSWSAGVKLRWFVLVGSAIVIAFVILWFFVLPKTEAWDKLYLIKRFRVLFDHSYDPQGVGFQQTRSVLAIGSGQIFGKGYLQGSMTQSAYESTLPARDTDFIFAVCGEELGMVGCLALLALLSAVVLRCIWVARHASSPFYAYVSMGMAGMLIVQIAANVGMCLFVFPVMGLTLPFISYGGSSIITLYAAMGLVSSAKARALPSWLRDRGAL; encoded by the coding sequence GTGAAGACCCTATTTTCTCCCCTCCAAGAATTTCTAAAAAAAGGGGATATGCTGCTGCTGTCTTTGTGTCTGCTGGCCAGCGGCTTTGGCGTGGCCCTTATTTTTTCCGCTACCCGCTACAATGACAACAATAAAGAGGTAGCCGTCCAGATCGTCGCCATCTTGTTGGGTATCCTGGTCTATATCCTTTGTACCTATGTGGACTTTGAGTCTTTTGTGGAGAAGAACTGGAAGTGGCTGCTGGGATTCAGCATCATTTTCCTGCTCTTGCTGCTCACACCATTCGGTGTGACCCGCGGCGGAAACCGCAACTGGCTGCAGTTTCCCGGCTTCCCCATTCTGATCCAGCCCAACGAAGTGGTAAAAATCCCTTATATCCTGCTTCTGGCCATGCAGATCCACAAGCTTCAGGAGCGGGGCCACGACATCGGCTCGGTCTTTTCCGTCGCACAGATCGGAGCTCACGCCGCCTTCATGCTGGCTCTCATTGCCGGTATCTGCGGCGACATGGGCATGTGTGTGGTCTACACGATGATTTTTGCCATCATGTCCTGGAGCGCCGGAGTCAAACTGCGCTGGTTTGTTTTGGTTGGCAGTGCCATTGTCATTGCCTTTGTGATATTGTGGTTCTTTGTTTTACCCAAAACAGAGGCCTGGGATAAGCTCTACCTGATCAAACGATTCCGGGTCCTCTTCGATCACAGCTACGATCCCCAAGGCGTTGGCTTCCAGCAGACCCGCTCTGTCCTGGCTATCGGTTCCGGTCAGATTTTCGGCAAGGGATATCTCCAGGGCTCTATGACCCAGTCTGCCTATGAATCCACCCTTCCCGCCCGCGATACCGACTTTATCTTTGCCGTGTGCGGCGAAGAGCTGGGCATGGTGGGCTGTCTGGCCCTGCTGGCTCTGCTGTCTGCGGTGGTGCTGCGGTGCATCTGGGTGGCCCGCCACGCCAGCTCTCCCTTCTACGCCTACGTATCCATGGGTATGGCCGGTATGCTCATCGTTCAGATCGCCGCCAATGTGGGCATGTGCCTGTTTGTCTTCCCCGTTATGGGCCTTACCCTCCCCTTCATCAGCTATGGCGGCTCCTCCATCATCACCCTCTATGCCGCCATGGGTTTAGTATCCAGCGCCAAGGCCAGAGCCTTGCCCAGCTGGCTGCGGGATCGCGGCGCACTTTAA
- a CDS encoding Ig-like domain-containing protein, whose amino-acid sequence MKRLWLVRRSGALLLSLVLLSTLSLPVSAFFWNKKASSPTIPDFSKNALVGDTVAFSDQDFSVQNGDGIKLTSITITALPDPGAGTLTLGGQPLAADSVVEASALAGLRFQSLSQPSVTTTTFSFLPAFDDGAQAQQPTTVTLYLLTAANEAPIARNMDLSTYKNVAITGYFDAVDSEGDTLTFQLMDTPARGAVTLAEDGSAKFVYTPYENKTGKDSFTYVAIDSAGNTSSEAKVTIQINKPDTKVTYADMEGDPSHKASIRLAEEGIFVGSYLNGEYFFDPDRPVTRAEFLTMAMATVGMAPLEDVTTTGFTDDAAIPTWAKGAVSAAVMAGVIQGSRDDSGAPVFDASENITQGEATVMLDQLLNLSDVPLEVFSAQGSDTHWAGQAAANLAASGVIRVEETNSAALSTGLDRAQAAMLLDGALDVLSQREEDGWLPW is encoded by the coding sequence TTGAAACGTCTCTGGCTTGTGCGCCGAAGCGGCGCGCTGCTCCTCTCCCTTGTGCTGCTCAGCACCCTCTCTCTCCCCGTCTCCGCCTTCTTCTGGAACAAAAAGGCATCCTCCCCCACCATCCCCGATTTCTCCAAAAATGCTCTGGTGGGCGACACAGTTGCCTTCTCTGACCAGGACTTCTCCGTACAGAACGGGGATGGCATCAAGCTGACCTCGATCACCATCACCGCTCTGCCCGATCCAGGAGCAGGCACTCTGACTCTGGGCGGCCAGCCTCTGGCGGCAGACTCCGTGGTAGAAGCCAGTGCTCTGGCCGGGCTGCGTTTCCAGTCGCTGTCTCAGCCCTCCGTCACTACCACAACCTTTTCCTTCCTGCCTGCCTTTGACGACGGCGCCCAGGCCCAGCAGCCTACGACTGTCACCCTCTATCTGCTCACTGCCGCCAATGAGGCCCCTATTGCCCGGAACATGGATCTGAGCACCTATAAAAATGTGGCTATCACCGGCTACTTTGACGCAGTGGACAGCGAGGGCGACACCCTCACCTTCCAGCTCATGGACACCCCTGCCCGGGGCGCTGTAACTTTGGCGGAGGATGGCTCGGCCAAGTTTGTCTACACTCCCTACGAGAACAAAACCGGCAAAGACTCCTTCACCTATGTGGCCATCGACTCAGCGGGCAACACCTCTTCCGAGGCTAAGGTGACCATTCAGATCAACAAACCGGATACCAAAGTGACCTACGCCGATATGGAGGGTGATCCCTCCCACAAGGCCTCTATCCGCCTGGCCGAGGAGGGCATCTTCGTCGGTTCCTATCTCAACGGGGAGTACTTCTTTGACCCCGACCGCCCGGTCACCCGAGCAGAATTTCTCACCATGGCCATGGCCACCGTCGGCATGGCCCCTCTGGAAGATGTGACCACCACCGGCTTCACCGACGATGCAGCCATTCCTACTTGGGCCAAGGGTGCGGTATCCGCTGCCGTGATGGCGGGCGTGATCCAAGGGTCCCGGGACGACTCCGGCGCACCGGTGTTTGATGCCTCGGAGAATATCACCCAGGGCGAGGCCACTGTCATGCTGGATCAGCTGCTCAATCTCAGCGATGTGCCTCTGGAAGTTTTCTCCGCCCAAGGTTCCGATACCCACTGGGCGGGACAGGCCGCCGCCAACCTGGCCGCCTCCGGCGTCATCCGGGTGGAGGAGACCAACTCTGCCGCCCTGTCCACCGGTCTGGATCGGGCTCAGGCCGCTATGCTGCTGGACGGAGCACTTGACGTGCTCAGCCAGCGCGAGGAGGACGGCTGGCTTCCCTGGTAA